The Panicum hallii strain FIL2 chromosome 9, PHallii_v3.1, whole genome shotgun sequence genome has a window encoding:
- the LOC112875957 gene encoding NAC domain-containing protein 22, translated as MAGASMEVEQDLPGFRFHPTEEELLDFYLDRMVHGKKLHFDIIGTLNIYRHDPWDLPAMAKIGEREWYFFVPRDRKAGSGGRPNRTTERGFWKATGSDRAIRSSADAKRVIGLKKTLVFYQGRAPRGTKTDWVMNEYRLPDSGAGRGARTPPPPKEDMVLCKIYRKATPLKELEQRASAMEEMQRRSNAPYYTNPARAPQVQAAASAGDDYLSSDDAHDSFLFPVSSSSAPSGDSYSPPMEAKQEADATVTVASMSLMQAANMGIVQPPAVRHGDLPCLQVPTNHGVLDWMQDLSQLRSPWQDQFFLSPLAHLLS; from the exons ATGGCTGGGGCGTCCATGGAAGTGGAGCAGGACCTCCCGGGCTTCCGGTTCCACCCCACCGAGGAGGAGCTCCTCGACTTCTACCTCGACCGCATGGTCCACGGCAAGAAGCTCCACTTCGACATCATCGGCACGCTCAACATCTACCGCCACGACCCCTGGGACCTTCCTG CGATGGCGAAGATCGGGGAGAGGGAGTGGTACTTCTTCGTGCCGCGGGACCGGAAggccggcagcggcgggcggccgaATCGGACGACGGAGCGCGGGTTCTGGAAGGCCACGGGGTCGGACAGGGCCATCCGGAGCAGCGCCGACGCCAAGCGGGTGATCGGGCTCAAGAAGACGCTCGTCTTCTACCAGGGGCGCGCCCCGCGGGGCACCAAGACGGACTGGGTCATGAACGAGTACCGCCTCCCCGACTCCGGCGCCGGCCGCGGAGCACGAACACCGCCGCCTCCCAAG GAGGACATGGTGCTATGCAAGATCTACAGGAAAGCCACCCCACTGAAGGAGCTGGAACAGAGAGCCTCTGCCATGGAGGAGATGCAGAGGCGCAGCAACGCACCGTACTACACGAACCCGGCCAGGGCACCCCAGGTCCAGGCCGCGGCCTCCGCCGGCGACGACTACCTGTCCTCGGACGACGCCCACGACAGCTTCCTGTTCCCCGTCTCGTCCTCGTCGGCGCCATCGGGCGACAGCTACAGCCCGCCCATGGAAGCCAAGCAGGAAGCGGACGCCACGGTCACGGTGGCGTCGATGTCCCTGATGCAGGCGGCGAACATGGGCATCGTGCAGCCCCCGGCGGTGAGGCACGGCGACCTGCCCTGCCTGCAGGTGCCAACGAACCATGGAGTCCTGGACTGGATGCAGGACCTGTCCCAGCTACGCAGCCCATGGCAGGACCAGTTTTTCTTGTCGCCCTTGGCGCATCTGCTCTCTTGA
- the LOC112873784 gene encoding uncharacterized protein LOC112873784: PPPFFLRAARHPSPPSSRAHACRSLSSSLRTATRLLPASLRAAARPLPASLLAAVRSPPPPFLLPVRRRSSPLSSLCAAARRSLLGNSLSRPSATARPSASPPPSLSAQRLGHPVRRTGLRDPRIRRRVAGTWVAAQQPETPWAEETKGAAAVGGKEPKIPARRWRDLLRLRKQQASSGSGSTAASASSEPRPLRRLLHRGPKPPELETPLSLPLLREAGPVAVGRRVGERAGGVMPGRLGE; this comes from the coding sequence cctcctcccttcttcctGCGCGCCGCTCGTCacccctctcctccctcctcacGTGCCCACGCCTGCCGATCCCTCAGCTCCTCCCTGCGCACCGCCACCCGTCTGCTCCCCGCCTCCctacgcgccgccgcccgtccgctCCCCGCCTCCCTACTTGCCGCCGTCCGttcgccccccccccctttcctcctccccgtgcgccgccgctcgtCGCCCCTCTCCTCactgtgcgccgccgcccgccggtccCTCCTCGGCAACTCCCTCTCTCGACCAAGCGCCACTGCCCGTCCGTCtgcctccccccccccctccctatCGGCCCAGCGCCTGGGGCACCCAGTGCGCCGCACCGGACTACGCGACCCCCGGATCCGCCGCCGGGTTGCGGGCACATGGGTGGCGGCGCAGCAGCCGGAGACGCCCTGGGCAGAGGAGACGAAGGGAGCGGCAGCGGTCGGTGGCAAGGAGCCCAAGATCCCGGCACGGAGGTGGCGAGATCTCCTCCGGCTGCGGAAGCAGCAGGCGTCGTCGGGGtccggctcgacggcggcgagtGCATCGTCGGAGCCGAGGCCGCTGCGCCGGCTCCTCCACCGCGGGCCAAAGCCGCCGGAGCTAGAGACGCCGCTGAGCCTGCCGCTCCTCCGCGAGGCCGGCCCCGTCGCGGTGGGGCGGCGCGTCGGcgagcgggcgggcggcgtgatgccTGGTCGGTTGGGGGAGTGA
- the LOC112873783 gene encoding uncharacterized protein LOC112873783 isoform X2, with the protein MVEAHSSSEDAPNPSAPEQRVWGESHGAAAPHGVKQDCSALPWLGLPRESDGKFQYGMYRKEADDLHSLVSYLYWKYDVAALVGHNKYGFNHRQGYASCS; encoded by the exons ATGGTAGAGGCGCACAGCTCATCCGAAGATGCGCCCAATCCAT CTGCTCCAGAACAGAGAGTATGGGGAGAATCTCATGGGGCTGCTGCACCACACGGGGTCAAACAAGATTGTAGTGCTCTGCCATGGCTTGGGCTTCCAAG AGAGAGCGATGGTAAATTCCAGTATGGTATGTACAGGAAGGAGGCTGATGACCTGCATTCTCTTGTTTCATATCTTTACTGGAAGTATGACGTAGCAGCACTTGTTGGTCACAACAAATATGGGTTCAATCATAG GCAGGGATATGCAAGCTGCAGCTGA
- the LOC112873783 gene encoding uncharacterized protein LOC112873783 isoform X3, with amino-acid sequence MVEAHSSSEDAPNPSAPEQRVWGESHGAAAPHGVKQDCSALPWLGLPRESDGKFQYGMYRKEADDLHSLVSYLYWKYDVAALVGHNKYGFNHRFNWLWL; translated from the exons ATGGTAGAGGCGCACAGCTCATCCGAAGATGCGCCCAATCCAT CTGCTCCAGAACAGAGAGTATGGGGAGAATCTCATGGGGCTGCTGCACCACACGGGGTCAAACAAGATTGTAGTGCTCTGCCATGGCTTGGGCTTCCAAG AGAGAGCGATGGTAAATTCCAGTATGGTATGTACAGGAAGGAGGCTGATGACCTGCATTCTCTTGTTTCATATCTTTACTGGAAGTATGACGTAGCAGCACTTGTTGGTCACAACAAATATGGGTTCAATCATAG ATTCAATTGGCTATGGTTGTGA
- the LOC112873783 gene encoding uncharacterized protein LOC112873783 isoform X1 has protein sequence MVEAHSSSEDAPNPSAPEQRVWGESHGAAAPHGVKQDCSALPWLGLPRESDGKFQYGMYRKEADDLHSLVSYLYWKYDVAALVGHNKYGFNHSYGIRSWQLMNTNHFIL, from the exons ATGGTAGAGGCGCACAGCTCATCCGAAGATGCGCCCAATCCAT CTGCTCCAGAACAGAGAGTATGGGGAGAATCTCATGGGGCTGCTGCACCACACGGGGTCAAACAAGATTGTAGTGCTCTGCCATGGCTTGGGCTTCCAAG AGAGAGCGATGGTAAATTCCAGTATGGTATGTACAGGAAGGAGGCTGATGACCTGCATTCTCTTGTTTCATATCTTTACTGGAAGTATGACGTAGCAGCACTTGTTGGTCACAACAAATATGGGTTCAATCATAG CTATGGTATAAGAAGTTGGCAATTGATGAACACTAACCACTTCATCTTATAG
- the LOC112873436 gene encoding uncharacterized protein LOC112873436: MAACSRGLAWPPFDLTTARGAAPWPHRPAPRRRAAIRCCCAGPDHEPRRRLSRAAAAAPERAEEWRVDGNKPSAAAPGRRRANLTAMPPLPFPAPRSRRQFKQQDFYPRCTQRGPAPQSRDTPPKRDTGIASEKEWGINLLDEAVKESGTNEDGSTWYRESGEDPGENGFRCRWARMGGQSHDGSTEWKETWWEKSDWTGYKELGAEKSGKNAEGDSWWEKWKEVLYQDEWSNLARIERSAEKQAKSGAENAGWYEKWWEKYDAKGWTEKGAHKYGRLNEQSWWERWGEHYDGRGFVLKWTDKWAETDLGTKWGDKWEEKFFAGIGSRQGETWHVSPGGERWSRTWGEEHFGNGKVHKYGKSTTGESWDLVVDEETYYEAEPHYGWADVVGDSTQLLSIQPLERPPGVFPNIDFSSAPPPKDDPPGMPPSTPLEKLIDPIPASIAGLTPWLELPGNFHHSSRVNTPVKPPRPPKPFPSPEPATMLSLAARLAVPAAALLFLLAAPAWATNFTCASPGTTCRSAIGYAVPNATTYAGLAARFNATTTLAELLGANGLPADTSPSAPVAAKATVRVPFRCRCGSDGVARSDGGPVYVVQPQDGLDHIARDVFGAFVTFQEIATANDIKDVNVIYPGQKLRIPLPCTCDPVDGATVMHFAYSVAKGDETSGIAARFGVNERTLLTLNKIADPKDLKQEQILDVPLPVCHSSISNTSADYNLLVPNGSYALTAGDCMRCSCSANNYEQLDCSAVHRSGCPAVPSCDGGLKLGQTTNGTGCEAKICAYSGYSNTTSSLSIHTALVTANQTACDQKGGAARTEFAGSMWRMSVISFHMVLILICFL, translated from the exons ATGGCCGCGTGCTCCAGGGGCCTCGCCTGGCCGCCGTTCGATCTGACCACGGCGAGGGGGGCGGCGCCCTGGCCGcaccgccccgcgccgcgccgccgcgccgcgatCCGGTGCTGCTGCGCCGGGCCCGACCACGAGCCGCGGAGGCGCCTCTCcagggcggccgcggccgcgcccgAGCGCGCCGAGGAGTGGCGCGTCGATGGGAACaagccctccgccgccgcaccgggccggcggcgcgccaACCTCACCGCCATGCCTCCGCTCCCCTTCCCTGCACCTCG TTCTAGAAGGCAGTTCAAGCAACAGGATTTCTATCCGAGGTGCACGCAGAGGGGACCGGCGCCTCAGTCACGGGACACCCCGCCCAAGAGAG ACACTGGTATTGCTAGTGAGAAGGAATGGGGGATCAATTTGCTGGATGAAGCAGTCAAGGAGTCCGGAACAAATGAAGATGGAAGCACTTGGTACAGGGAGAGTGGAGAGGATCCTGGCGAGAATGGGTTCCGGTGCCGATGGGCAAGAATGGGAGGACAGAGccatgatggttccactgaatggAAAGAGACT TGGTGGGAGAAAAGTGACTGGACTGGATATAAGGAACTAG GTGCTGAGAAATCTGGGAAGAATGCTGAAGGTGACTCTTGGTGGGAGAAATGGAAAGAAGTTCTGTACCAAGATGAGTGGAG CAATCTTGCAAGAATAGAGAGAAGTGCTGAAAAACAAGCGAAGTCAGGTGCAGAAAATGCTGGGTGGTATGAGAAATG GTGGGAGAAATATGATGCCAAAGGTTGGACAGAAAAAGGTGCCCACAAATATGGAAGGTTAAACGAACAGTCTTGGTGGGAGAGGTGGGGTGAACATTATGATGGCCGTGGATTTGTATTGAAATG GACGGATAAGTGGGCAGAGACAGACTTAGGCACCAAATGGGGGGACAAGTGGGAAGAAAAGTTCTTTGCAGGAATTGGTTCTCGACAAGGGGAGACATGGCATGTATCTCCTGGCGGTGAAC GCTGGTCAAGAACTTGGGGAGAAGAACACTTTGGTAATGG AAAAGTACACAAGTATGGGAAGAGCACTACTGGCGAGAGCTGGGATTTGGTAGTCGATGAGGAGACATACTACGA GGCTGAGCCTCATTATGGATGGGCCGATGTCGTTGGGGACTCGACCCAGTTATTGTCCATACAACCTCTTGAGAGGCCACCAGGAGTATTCCCGAATATCGACTTCAGCTCTGCACCCCCACCAAAGGATGATCCACCCGGCATGCCTCCTTCCACCCCTCTTGA GAAGTTGATCGACCCCATTCCTGCCTCCATTG CCGGCTTAACCCCCTGGCTTGAGCTGCCGGGCAACTTCCATCACTCCTCCCGCGTCAACACACCGGTCAAACCTCCCCGCCCTCCCAAacctttcccctcgccggagcCGGCCACGATGCTGTCCCTCGCCGCCCGCCTCGCCGTACCGGCCGCCGCGCTGCTGTTCCTCCTGGCGGCGCCCGCCTGGGCCACCAACTTCACCTGCGCCTCGCCGGGCACCACCTGCCGGTCCGCCATCGGCTACGCAGTGCCCAACGCCACCACCTACGCGGGGCTCGCCGCCCGCTTCAACGCCACCACGACGCTCGCCGAGCTCCTCGGCGCCAACGGCCTCCCCGCCGACACGTCCCCCTCCGCGCCCGTCGCGGCCAAGGCCACCGTCCGCGTCCCCTTCCGCTGCCGCTGCGGGAGCGACGGGGTGGCCCGCTCCGACGGCGGGCCCGTCTACGTGGTGCAGCCGCAGGACGGGTTGGACCACATCGCGCGCGACGTCTTCGGCGCCTTCGTCACCTTCCAGGAGATCGCCACCGCCAACGACATCAAGGACGTCAACGTCATCTACCCCGGCCAGAAGCTGCGGATCCCGCTGCCCTGCACCTGCGACCCGGTGGACGGCGCCACCGTCATGCACTTCGCATACAGCGTCGCCAAGGGGGACGAGACGTCCGGCATCGCCGCCAGGTTCGGGGTGAACGAGCGCACGCTGCTGACTCTGAACAAGATCGCCGACCCCAAGGACCTGAAGCAGGAGCAGATTCTGGATGTCCCCCTCCCTG TTTGCCATTCATCGATCAGCAACACCTCGGCTGATTACAATCTGCTCGTCCCGAACGGCAGCTACGCGCTCACCGCCGGAGACTGCATGCGGTGCAGCTGCAGTGCAAACAACTACGAGCA GCTAGACTGCTCTGCAGTTCATCGCAGCGGGTGCCCGGCCGTGCCGTCCTGCGATGGAGGCCTGAAGCTTGGGCAGACGACGAACGGCACCGGCTGCGAGGCCAAGATTTGTGCGTACAGCGGCTACTCCAACACCACGTCGTCGCTCAGCATACACACCGCTCTTGTAACTGCGAACCAGACAGCGTGCGACCAGA AGGGAGGAGCAGCGAGAACGGAGTTTGCCGGGTCCATGTGGAGAATGTCCGTGATCTCCTtccacatggtgttgatcctgATATGCTTCCTTTGA